The following are encoded together in the Juglans microcarpa x Juglans regia isolate MS1-56 chromosome 2D, Jm3101_v1.0, whole genome shotgun sequence genome:
- the LOC121249506 gene encoding protein NRT1/ PTR FAMILY 6.2-like, with protein MEGKMNWTVADAVDYYGFPADRSKTGGWVPAALILVIEVCERLSTMGIAVNLVTYLIGTMHLPSSTSANIVTDFLGTSFLLCFLGGFLADSFLGRYKTIAIFSAIQALGTGALAISTKLPQLRPPTCGATATDCKQANGFQIGILYVSLYLIAIGTGGLKSSVSGFGTDQFDEKDEKEKAQMAYFFNRFFFFISFGALTAVTVLVYLQDEVGRSWAYGICSVSMCIAIMVFLSGTKRYRYKKSMGSPIVHIFQVIVAATRKRNMDLHFNAGSLYEDTPENSRINHTNQFCFLDKASIVAEGDFEKSAAGAAPNPWKLCSVTRVEEVKMMIRLLPVWATTIIFWTSYAQMITFSVEQASTMERSLGNFQIPAGSLTVFFVVAIMITLAVNDRLIMPLWKKWKGKPGFTNLQRIAIGLVMSTCGMAAAALCERKRLSVAKATGDSTTATLPISVFFLIPQFFLVGSGEAFIYTGQLDFFITGSPKGMKTMSTGLFLTTLSLGFFVSSFLVSIVKRVTGSKDGEGWLADDINHGRLDCFYGLLAVLGSINFVVYLVCAAWYRPTKTKSADLHEMGISASTGTAVNYGSSIEEKC; from the exons ATG GAGGGGAAGATGAATTGGACGGTCGCTGATGCTGTGGACTACTATGGTTTTCCTGCTGATAGATCTAAAACTGGCGGTTGGGTACCTGCTGCTCTTATTCTAG TTATTGAAGTTTGTGAGAGGCTTTCAACAATGGGAATAGCAGTTAACCTAGTGACCTACTTGATTGGAACAATGCATCTGCCTAGTTCAACTTCCGCCAATATAGTTACAGACTTTCTGGGTACATCCTTTCTTCTGTGTTTCCTTGGAGGCTTTCTTGCCGATTCTTTCCTAGGCAGATACAAGACCATCGCCATCTTTTCTGCAATACAAGCTCTG GGCACTGGTGCTTTAGCAATTTCGACAAAACTACCACAATTACGCCCACCAACTTGCGGTGCAACTGCCACAGATTGCAAACAAGCCAACGGATTCCAAATTGGAATTCTCTACGTTTCTTTGTATCTAATCGCAATAGGGACTGGTGGCCTTAAGTCGAGTGTATCAGGATTTGGAACGGATCAATTCGACGAGAAAGATGAGAAAGAGAAGGCTCAGATGGCATACTTCTTCAATAGGTTCTTCTTTTTCATTAGCTTTGGAGCTTTGACTGCTGTCACTGTGCTTGTCTATTTACAAGATGAAGTGGGTCGAAGCTGGGCATATGGGATTTGTTCTGTTTCCATGTGCATAGCCATCATGGTGTTCTTATCTGGGACTAAAAGATATAGGTACAAGAAAAGCATGGGAAGCCCCATAGTTCACATTTTCCAAGTTATTGTAGCAGCTACTAGGAAAAGGAATATGGACCTCCATTTTAATGCTGGCTCATTATATGAGGATACTCCGGAGAACTCAAGAATTAATCACACGAATCAGTTCTG TTTCCTGGACAAAGCATCCATTGTAGCTGAAGGTGACTTTGAGAAGAGTGCAGCTGGTGCTGCTCCTAACCCCTGGAAGCTATGCTCAGTGACAAGAGTGGAggaggtgaagatgatgataagATTGTTACCAGTATGGGCCACAACCATCATATTCTGGACTTCATACGCACAGATGATCACCTTCTCTGTAGAGCAAGCATCGACCATGGAGAGATCCCTTGGGAATTTTCAAATTCCTGCTGGCTCCCTTACTGTTTTCTTCGTAGTTGCCATTATGATCACTTTGGCCGTTAATGACCGCCTCATCATGCCTCTTTGGAAGAAATGGAAAGGGAAACCGG GTTTTACAAATCTCCAGAGAATTGCAATCGGGCTTGTCATGTCAACTTGTGGAATGGCAGCTGCAGCCCTATGCGAGAGAAAACGATTGTCAGTAGCAAAAGCCACGGGTGACAGTACTACAGCTACATTGCCAATAAGCGTCTTCTTCTTAATCCCACAATTCTTCTTGGTGGGTTCTGGGGAAGCATTCATATACACAGGCCAACTAGATTTTTTCATAACAGGTTCACCCAAAGGCATGAAAACCATGAGCACCGGTCTCTTCCTGACAACCTTATCTCTAGGTTTCTTTGTCAGTAGTTTCTTGGTCTCGATCGTGAAGAGGGTGACAGGAAGTAAGGATGGTGAAGGATGGCTGGCAGACGATATCAATCATGGGAGGCTTGATTGTTTCTATGGACTTTTGGCAGTACTCGGCTCCATAAATTTTGTAGTATATCTGGTTTGTGCAGCTTGGTACAGGCCAACGAAAACCAAGTCTGCTGATCTGCATGAGATGGGGATCAGTGCTAGTACTGGTACTGCTGTTAATTATGGATCCTCCATTGAGGAGAAGTGCTAA